One genomic region from Xenopus laevis strain J_2021 chromosome 2L, Xenopus_laevis_v10.1, whole genome shotgun sequence encodes:
- the zfx.L gene encoding zinc finger Y-chromosomal protein 1-like isoform X3 gives MGGAVEGDSSKLDGSCPEVIKVYIFKADPGEEDLGGTVDIVESESEIDHGDGFLESHNGGRMPREKMVYMAVNDSQNDDDLDVSEIADEVYMEVIVGEEDAAVAHEHQLEDAELSKTFMPVAWAAAYGNSTDGTEHRNGTASALLHIDESDGLDRLTKQKPKKKRRGENRQYQTAIIIGPDGHPLTVYPCMICGKKFKSRGFLKRHMKNHPEHLARKKYRCTDCDYTTNKKVSLHNHLESHKLTATVIKTEKDLECEECGKIFLHANALFVHKLTHKEKAGNKMHRCKFCDYETAEQGLLNRHLLAVHSKSFPHICVECGKGFRHPSELKKHMRTHTGEKPYLCQYCDYRSADSSNLKTHVKTKHSKEMPFKCDICLQTFADSKDLQAHAILHQESKSHQCLHCDHKSSNSSDLKRHIISVHTKDYPHKCEVCEKGFHRPSELKKHEAAHKGKKMHQCRHCEFQIADPFVLSRHILSVHTKELPFRCKRCKKGFRQQMELKKHMKTHSGKKVYQCEYCEYNTTDASGFKRHVISIHTKDYPHRCDYCKKGFRRPSEKNQHTLKHHKEASLM, from the exons ATGGGGGGTGCAGTAGAAGGTGACTCCAGCAAGTTGGATGGGTCGTGTCCAGAAGTCATCAAGGTGTATATTTTTAAAGCAGACCCTGGTGAAGAAGACTTGG GAGGCACTGTAGATATTGTGGAAAGCGAGTCTGAAATTGATCATGGAGATGGATTTCTTGAATCTCACAATGGAGGACGCATGCCAAGAGAAAAGATGGTGTACATGGCTGTGAATGACTCTCAGAACGACGATGATTTgg atgttTCTGAGATTGCAGATGAAGTGTACATGGAGGTGATTGTTGGAGAGGAGGATGCGGCAGTAGCACATGAACATCAGCTGGAGGACGCTGAACTGAGCAAGACTTTCATGCCAGTTGCCTGGGCTGCTGCTTATG GTAATAGTACTGATGGAACAGAGCACAGAAATGGAACAGCCAGCGCTCTTTTGCACATAGATGAATCCGATGGCTTGGACAGGCTAACGAAacaaaaaccaaagaaaaaaaggAGAGGAGAAAACAGGCAATACCAAACAG CCATCATTATTGGCCCAGACGGCCACCCACTTACTGTTTACCCTTGCATGATTTGTGGCAAGAAGTTCAAGTCTCGAGGCTTCCTGAAAAGGCACATGAAAAATCACCCTGAGCACCTGGCCCGCAAGAAGTATCGCTGCACAGACTGCGACTACACCACCAACAAGAAGGTGAGCCTACACAACCATCTAGAAAGCCACAAATTAACAGCCACTGTCATCAAGACAGAGAAGGATCTGGAGTGTGAGGAGTGTGGGAAAATATTCCTACATGCAAATGCTTTGTTTGTCCATAAGTTAACACACAAAGAAAAAGCTGGCAACAAGATGCACAGATGTAAATTCTGTGACTATGAGACAGCGGAGCAGGGGTTGCTGAACCGGCATTTGTTAGCTGTGCATAGCAAGAGTTTCCCTCACATTTGCGTGGAGTGTGGGAAGGGCTTCCGTCACCCGTCTGAGCTTAAGAAACACATGAGAacacacacaggagagaaaccctaTTTGTGCCAGTATTGTGATTATAGGTCTGCTGATTCATCCAACTTGAAGACCCATGTCAAGACCAAGCACAGTAAAGAGATGCCCTTTAAGTGTGATATTTGCCTGCAGACTTTTGCAGATTCTAAAGACTTGCAGGCACACGCCATTCTACATCAGGAAAGCAAGAGCCACCAATGCCTGCACTGTGATCACAAGAGCTCTAACTCCAGTGATCTGAAGCGACACATTATTTCTGTACATACCAAGGACTATCCCCACAAGTGTGAGGTTTGTGAGAAGGGCTTTCACAGGCCCTCGGAACTTAAAAAGCATGAGGCAGCACACAAGGGTAAAAAGATGCATCAGTGCAGGCACTGTGAGTTCCAAATTGCAGATCCGTTTGTGCTGAGCCGGCATATATTATCTGTGCATACTAAGGAGTTGCCATTTAGATGCAAACGATGTAAGAAAGGCTTTAGGCAGCAAATGGAACTGAAAAAGCACATGAAGACTCATAGTGGTAAAAAAGTGTACCAATGTGAGTACTGTGAGTACAACACCACTGATGCTTCTGGCTTTAAACGACATGTCATTTCCATCCACACCAAAGACTACCCTCATCGTTGTGACTACTGCAAGAAAGGCTTTCGGCGGCCATCTGAAAAGAACCAGCATACCTTGAAACATCACAAAGAGGCTAGCTTAATGTGA